Below is a genomic region from Brassica oleracea var. oleracea cultivar TO1000 chromosome C9, BOL, whole genome shotgun sequence.
TAATTCGACGAAATAAAAATAGAGCTAAATGACAGTCTAGCTACATCAGTTGCCGTATTTTTTTATGAACCTTTTACTTACTTAACAAGGAAAAAACTAGACTATAAGGAAATTACTTTGAAATTATATTGTTAGAAGAAAAAATTATAAAAATACTTTTGGCAAAACCTATAAAATACACCAACTAGATTTTAATAAGTTTCTCAATACCTAAAAATATTTTATCTAATTTAATACTCCAACTAATTATTTTACTAATTTGATGTATGTACGTTTAAATTATATTCATTTGATACTGTTCTTGACTTAACCAAAAAATAGCATCTGTTATATGTTCTTAATTTATACTAATAAATAAGATTGTTAATAGAAATGAAAGAGTTAATTAATAAAACCTTCCAATGGTTGTGAAGGACAGAGCTGACAAAGTTAATGTTCTCGTAAGAAAGCTTAGAAGCCATGATTGACAACATTGCTTTGTATCTTTTACTTCCTCTCTCTATTCTCCCGTCTAACTCTACTCGCCCGTCTAGGTTTCCGTTTAGAGATGCAAATGTCGACGATGTTTCTTCTGGCCAAATAATCTTTCCTGAAATAATTACAAAAACAAAAGAATATTTTATAAGATTTAAATAATATACGTGTTTCCCGTTGTATTTGATTTTGATGTATTAACGAACTTATATTAATTGATTAAATACAAGAAAGTCAAAAGAAAACCATACCTTTGAAAAGATTTGGGAGAATCATGAAGAAGCCACCATTGATATAAAGAAGGTTGAACCAAAAACCAAGAGAGAATCCGAAAAAGTAGAGAGGTTTCCTTAGGAGAATCATGAGTTTTTGAATCACGATGGATACAAAGATGATCCATCTTCTCCGGAACTTGCAAGGATCATTATCTTCAAGCCTATCTTCAGAAGAGTGTATGAACCTTCTATTTCTGAGATCTGAGGAGAAGAGAAGACGTATTAGATCCGAGAAGGTGGCTCCTCGCGGATCCAAAACAAAATAGTTTTCGGTTGTACTCATTTTTGTTTTCTTTGTTTGTGGTTTGATTGTCAAAATTATTTTAGCTGGAAGAGTTGGTCTGCAAGTTTAAGTCATGCTAGCTTTGTGTACTTATGCAATGTTAGGCAAATATATTTTAATATTTGCCACGAGTTTATGCTTTTGATTTGTTTTATTATTAAAATTTCGATATTGCGATGATATCATGGAGGTTGGTCTCCGTCCACAAGCCAAGATTATTGACACATGCGTTGTTCATAAACCTAGCGTTACGCGGGAGACATATTTGATTTGACGAATCCCTTAAAAAAAAAAAAAAAAAAAAAAAAAAAAAAATTAGATTGCGTTAATGATTAATAGTGAAAATCATCAATTTCGCCTGGATTTTTGGTGAAAATATGGTCTTTATATAAAAGCAAATTACTGAACTCCCTTTACGACCATATTAGAAAGTTTGACCTCGTGCTAAAAAGGAAAACATAAACCGGATCAAATTCTGCTTAGAAGATAAAAAATCTCACTATGGTTTGATGTTTGTTCATTCGTTCATTTGTTCGTTTTGTTTTGTTAATATATTTAAACCAACTATAAATCAAAGTCAAGATCCATTACGGTGGATCTATATTATGTATATTATTTTAGTATTTTACGGGAATTACAAGTAAAAACATTGTTTTGTTTAAATAATATAGCACTACTATTTTAGTAAATTTTATACACAATAGAATCTATCATATTATTTTAGTAAATATTATTTTAAGATATTTTCTGGATATTATTATATTAAGTTAATTTTTTAATTAAGATTTCAAAATATTATATTGCTTTAATTTTTACAACATATATAGTTTATTTTTTCATGGTGCATTTCAAAAAGTTGTTCTTTATCATCTATGATTTTATTTTCAAAATTTTATATTTTGTCAAAAAAACCTTAAAAAAATTACACTACTATTTTTGAGTTTGGAAGATTACATGAATTTTGAATTTGAATTTGTTTTTGTTACTATACATTATTTTATAAAAAAATATTTGAATTTTTGGTAATATATTCTAAACTTTTCTCAAAAGATTTTGTTATAATTAAAAAAAATTATAATTAAAATTTGATTTGTCTTTAATATTTTAAATGACTTACTAAAATTCCATAGTTTTCTAATAATACATTTTTAAATGGTATATGAACTAAATGTTATTATACACTATTATATTTTTGTATATAAACATTTTAAACAATATATTGTTGATAATTTCAAAATAAATAAAAAGATAATATATAGTTGTCGATATCAAAGTTTATGTTAATAAATTTATTTTTGTATTAAAAATATTATACTCCCTCCGGTTCAATATAGATGAAGTTTTAGAAGAAGTATTTTGTTTCAATTTACATGAAGTTTTGAGGTTTTAAGGTTAACGTTAACTTTTGTCAAAAAAAAAAAGGTTAACTTTAACTTTATTGGAAAATGTTCAACCAATCTCATTTTTAAAAATGTTTTTTTCTTAAATCTAACTTTCTTAATCTTTGTGCACTAAGGCAAAATATCAAATATTATGAAACGGAGGGAGTATATATTTTTACGAATTTTAATTCATTTTAATGATGAGTAATAATTTATTTAAATGAAAAAAATTTAAAAAAAAAATCCCCTAATTTACCTATTTAATATAATTTTATCATATTTAATTCATATAGCACTTCTATTTTTATATAATACAGAATATAATTATAAAATTTATAAAATAGTATATAATTTTTATTTTCTTGTTTTATAATAAAATTTTAGTTAATATTAGTTAATATTGATTTATAAAAATATTATATTACTAATTAAAAAATTAATTAATATGTTATTTTATAAAAAAAAATAATTTTTTAAGTAATATTTTGGTAGATTCTTCTCAATAGATTTTGCTATAATTTAAAAAATAAAATTCAAATTTATAGTTGATTTATTATTAATGTAAATAATCAAATATGTCATATTAACTAATTCTTTAAATTGTCATATTATGACTTGTTAATGGTAAATAAAAATAGAACCCTAAATTAATAAATTAGATAAACCCTTGGCCTAGGTCTATTTAAAATAAAACAAAAAAAAAATACTTTTTTAAGGTACTCAATTTCTTCTTATATACAATATCTTTTTAGGCCAAGAACATCTTGAGAAAAAAAATATAATGATGGCTTTAATCTTGAATGTTGAATTTGTCCTAAAATAACAAATTTTTATGTTATTCAAACATTTATCTTTTGCCTATCTTGTCTCACCTTTGTTTTTAAACTTGTTTGCCGAGGTGATGCAGTTTTATCGATTTACTTGAGGAGTAATCAAACTTTTCCTTCAATTTGATATTTACATTTGGGAAATTAGGTGAGATGACAGCTAAAAAAAACATAATTGATTGAGTAGCCAATTACCTTAACTTTTCACTGTTTCACTTGTCTTTTATATAATATTATTGTGTTGCCCTGCTTGAAACATGAGAAACCTGCTAGGAAAAAAAAATGAAATTAATAATTACTATTTTGCAAAATTATGTCGTGTCCCTTCCAGATTCACACCCTTTTGAATAGTTTCACTCCAGATTGTCTCCACCGCGTTTTCTCTGATTACAATCTCTCGCCGATTCGCATTCACATCCCAATTTACGATGACCTTTGCCGAAAAGACTTGTGTAGTGGTGATCACCTCCATCTATACAAACGTCACCATCACCGCGTCACCACCGTATGTTCTTCTATTTACTGTATCAACAACAAAATTCGTCTCTCTGATGCGGTTATATGTATTATCTTCATTGATATCGCGAGATACACTTATATTTTGTCGCCGTGGATGGCCTAAGTTTGAGAAGATGAACAGAATCTGTTTATTTTGTTCTATTCTATTCGCATATGAAATAGAAATGTAAAACAATATGTATTATGTTTGTTCTATTCCTGTTATGAAATGCGATATATTCTGCTACTCTTCTATTTTATCATGTTTCATTCCATTTGATGATTACTAAAGAGTGTTTTATTTTGTCTAGAAATATAGTTTTTGAACAAGTAAATATTGTACTATGATCTAGATTGTGTAGTTTAATATTACATAATATAATTTAATTTTACATAATATATGTAATTTTTTAGACTTTGATATTTGGGTTTAGGGTTTATATTTGGGTTTAGGGTTTAGTGAATATAGTTTAGGGTTTAGTATTTAGAAGGTGAGGAGATATGGTTGGGGTCAGCATTAACTTCTTCCATGAAATCATAGACATTTCATTATTTCACCAATATAAACCATGCTATTTATTTTGTTCCATTCTATTTGGGTTTAAGTTTATATTTGGGTTTATGGTTTAGTGAATATGGTTTAGAGTTTGGTATTTAGAAGGTGAGGAGGTATAGTTGGGGTCAACATTAACTTTAACTTCTTCCATGAAATCATAGATATGTCATAATTTCACCAATATATATCATGCTATTTATTTTGTTCTATTCTATTTGGGTTTAGAGTTTATATTTGGGTTTAGGGTTTAGTGAATATGGTTTAGGGTTCGGTATTTAGAAGGTGAGATGGTATAGTTGGGGTCAACATTAACTTTAACTTCTTCCATGAAATCATAGATATGTCATAATTTCACCAATATATATCATGCTATTTATTTTGTTCTATTCTATTTGGGTTTATGGTTTATATTTGGGTTTAGGGTTTAGTGAATATGGTGTAGGGTTTAGTGAATATGGTTTAGGGTTTAGTATTTAGAAGATGAAGGGGTATGGTTGGGGTCAGCATCAACTTCTTCCATGAAATGATAGACATTTCATAGTTTCACCAATATATACTATGATATTTATTTTGTTTCATTCTATTTGGGTTTATGACTTATATTTGGATTTATGGTTTATATTTGAGTTTAGAGTTTATTAATTAGGATTTAGGGTTTAGCATTAAAGATTGTGGTGGGGATGGGATAATGTTTAGTATATAGGGGTTGGAGTTGGGGTAATGTTTAGTATTAGAGTATATGGGTGAGGTTAGAGATTTGTATTATTTCGGCGAAGTAGAATAGAACACTCATCGCATATGTATGTGGTCATAAACGTGTAACGTGGTTTCTTATATTCTCTCAGATGTAAACTAAATATTAGTCATACCTCTATTTGTCTACATCATCTAATCTCCTATCCTTCACCTGCTACTTGTACATGCGAAGGTTAAAACCGGCTCATTTGATGCATAATTGTTAGTTACTTAATTATGTCAAAATCAATGACATGCGCCTAATTTCTTCTCCAAACATAGCTATTTCGCAAATTCTCCCTTTACGGCAAAAAATAAAATAAATAATAATAACTAAAATACTCACCAAAATTAAAACATTTTATTTGGCAAGCTCTTTTAAGTTGTCTTCATGAAGCAAAATCTTTATGGGGAGAGGGATAAATTGCAAGACACACTGTGTGAGATATGGCTGGAGGACGAGACAATTAATCATGTACTGTCTAATTGTCCTCCATCTAAGCAGTAATGGGCATTATCCAACAATATTCCATTGAATCCGATAGTTTTTCCAACATAATCAATATTCACAAATATGAATTATTTGTTTTGGAGAATAATTTATGTTGATGATCGAAATAAATTCTCATGAATTTTCTGGTTTATTTAGAAAAATTGGAATGATAAATTATGTAGTAACATGGACAGGATCCTAAGACATTAAAGTAGCTGATTCGGAATTGTTTCATTGGTTTGAAGCACACCCGAAAGTGGTATTAAATATGGTCCAAGGGGTAAACTTATCTTTATCTTCCCCTATCGTACATCCAAGTATATTTTTTCTTCGATGGTGTAAAATCGATGGATTTTGAAAGGCGACATATATGTTTAGGGGCAAAGGCGGTATAGTAAACATGGAGGCTTTGAAGGGTTATTAGGTGCTAGGAACATTAGAAAGAGGAACTCATGCTTTTTAGGTTATAGTTAGATGATTTACACCACTAGACTAAAGAAATTTTTATAAAGTTGAATGAATTTTATTTATATTATTGTGGGCCGGAAGCCCATACTTCCTCAGCTTTTCTACAGAGCCGGACATGTCCCTATTACAAGCGAAATTTGAAACACTGATTTGGACATGATCATTTTCTAATCAAAACTAGCATTTGAACAGATTATACATAGTTAATAAAGATAGTGTTTACACCAAAGAATGGCCTATTTTTCCAATTCATATGGAAATCTTTCGACATTTTTATAATCTCTTATATTCCCGTGACAAAAACATGTACAATGACAGACAAGCTGGCAATGAATGTACGAGTCCAGCCATCACACTTATCCCCATAGATCCGGAACTTCCGAATTAGCAATAGCTTAATTTTTTTTTTTTGTGAAAAAAAAAAGTTTTTTTTGACATCAAAAGGTTATTAAGTTAGATGTTCCTCTTGTTGTAAAAAAAATTAACATCATTAATTTAATAGATACATCCACATACAATAGCGTAAAGTCTTTCCGCGGAATAATGCATCGTACGTACTCACCACATCAAAGGAGATTCACGGATGACATATTATTCGACAATTTCTTTGGTGTTTTAAATGTTGAAGGTCTCTTAAAGGCTAGGCAAAGCAGGTTTGTCTCTGGAATCAAAAGATCTAAGACTGCATTTTCAAGCTCGAGTTAAAAAAAGAGAGAGCCACCTTCAAAAAACAAAGTATGGGTTGTTTATTAACAATCCTTTCATAAGTAACATCTCAACATCAACCGACTCAACTTTCTGCTTCTTTCAATGGATTCATAAATAATCCATTGACAAATGAGTAAAATATATTATCCAACCAAATACAGAAAAAAAGAGGATTTTCATTCTCTTCTGAATACTCTCTCATTCATCCTATTTTCCGCCTTTTTGCGGTGTTCAAGCCTGTCGTCTTGCAAATTGGGCAAAGATTCTTCTGTTTCAGCCATTCTTTTATGCATTGGCTATGGAAATCATGCCCACATTCTAACGTCCCCATGTCTTCTCCTTCACTGTATTCCTCCTGCACACCATGTTTCACCATTCATAACCGGAAAAAAATGTAATCTTTCTTGGTATTACCATTGCAGCAACAAGTATATATATTTGTACCTGACAAATACAGCATGGCTCTGCATCTTGTGGAGATTTTGTGCTGCTTTTGAATTTACGCTGCTTCAACCGGTTTGATATGGTTTCTTCGTTTACACCCGTGCAAACATCTCCAATACGCTCTTCTAGTGCCAACAGTTCCTAAAGTTCATTAACCAAATGAGTGAAGCTTTTACGAGCAAAAATGACAAAGATTTATGGGGTTTTTTTTTACCTCATATGACATGTTGTCTACATCAAGTCGCATGTCTCTATAACGATCATCCATACCAGCAGCCCCATCAAACAGCAATGACTGGTTTAGAAGCATAACGTCCTGTGACAAAACACCCATTCAGAGTTCAGCTAGACATTAACAAGTAGGCCTGCGGTTACTAACCAAACCGAACCTGCCAAACCGAAAGGTTCGATTCAATTCAGCAGCTAAAAAAATCGGTTTTCGGTTTGGTAATCGTTTAGTTCGGTTTTTAAAAAAAGAAAAGTTCAAACAGTACTAATCTTAACCAAAAATCCGTATTGAACTAACCATAATCCGAACCGATCGAAATAACCAAGCATAACCCAAAAAATTCGAATATTATTCGATTTAAACCAAAAATTTAACCGAAAACCGACCCAAAGTAACCGAATTTCGAACTAACCAATAAAACCAAACCCACAGGCCTAGTAACAAGAGAAGATAACTTTGCAATACTCTTAATTGTTTATTCTACTAAGCCGGAAGGAGAAACTAACCTCGAGCCGCAAGTTATGATTCGGATCCCTACGCATGACATCCAAGATGTTCTGCATCTGTCCAAAAGGAAAGCTCATTGGTCAGTTCTATTTGAGTGAAGAACCAAAGCTTAACAAAAGACCATTAAAGTTAAAAAGGCTTCATTCATGACCATAGAACTTGTAATGAACTGACCTGTGACACCGTGAGTCTGCTGCTTCTTCCTCTGCTTGCAGCTGCCAAGGCACGAAAAGAATGATGAGCCCCAGCCACACTATCCCCTTGTCTATCACCACCAGGCTGAAGCACAAGCCCATCCGGAGAGGCATGAAGTGTTGGATGATCATCAGATCCTGCGAAGGAAGATATCAATGACCTACGGGCTAGCTCGGATCTTCTTCTCTGCTGGTGTGGCAAGTTCTGGTAAGACGGTGGTTGAACACCTGTCGCTGAGCCTGTCCTAGATACTGCTGATGCAACATTCAGGTCTCCACTTGTTGCATTCCTAAGTTCAGGAGCTGGAATAAACAAGGGACTCTCTGGTATGCTTCTTGGCCTGGTTTCATCTAAATGAAGGTTTCTCTCAACAGGTGGTACAGTAGAGGTTGATGATCCAGCCGCGAGTGAGACCTCCGTCCACTGAAACGGTGGTAGCATATTCCTTGAAACAGGTGGTATGCTAAGAGCAGGAGAGTTTGAGTTCTGAACATGTTGATTGGGGGCAGATGGTTGTTGTTCAGAATCTGAGTCTAAATCAATTATTTCATTTCTTCGTTGCTCACTGTGACTGGAAGCTGCTTCATTCTTGGTGCCACTAGAGCTAGCCTCGCTATGTAAATCATGTTGCTCCTCGTGACTTGGTTCGGGATTCGCAATCATGTAATCGTGCAAGTCGTTATCACCGAGACTGTGAATGTGATCCCAATGATCTGT
It encodes:
- the LOC106313185 gene encoding E3 ubiquitin-protein ligase MBR2-like — translated: MQEERAILGFLSEAFNFELGSSTSIDAVTDHWDHIHSLGDNDLHDYMIANPEPSHEEQHDLHSEASSSGTKNEAASSHSEQRRNEIIDLDSDSEQQPSAPNQHVQNSNSPALSIPPVSRNMLPPFQWTEVSLAAGSSTSTVPPVERNLHLDETRPRSIPESPLFIPAPELRNATSGDLNVASAVSRTGSATGVQPPSYQNLPHQQRRRSELARRSLISSFAGSDDHPTLHASPDGLVLQPGGDRQGDSVAGAHHSFRALAAASRGRSSRLTVSQMQNILDVMRRDPNHNLRLEDVMLLNQSLLFDGAAGMDDRYRDMRLDVDNMSYEELLALEERIGDVCTGVNEETISNRLKQRKFKSSTKSPQDAEPCCICQEEYSEGEDMGTLECGHDFHSQCIKEWLKQKNLCPICKTTGLNTAKRRKIG